In Halalkalibaculum roseum, a single window of DNA contains:
- a CDS encoding ArsR/SmtB family transcription factor → MALTKAHKFNTTQKRTAELAKALGHPARIAIIEILTRRNSCICGDITDELPLAQSTVSQHLKALKKAGIIKGEIDGVRTCYCIDEQACQELKELLGTFIKQIQTENCC, encoded by the coding sequence ATGGCACTTACCAAAGCACACAAATTCAATACTACACAAAAAAGAACTGCGGAACTGGCTAAGGCTCTAGGGCATCCGGCACGGATCGCTATCATTGAAATACTTACGCGGCGCAATAGCTGCATCTGCGGCGATATTACAGATGAACTGCCCCTGGCACAATCAACAGTATCCCAGCATCTAAAGGCATTAAAAAAGGCCGGGATTATAAAGGGTGAAATTGATGGGGTCCGCACCTGTTACTGCATTGATGAGCAAGCTTGCCAAGAGCTTAAAGAACTGCTGGGTACGTTTATAAAACAAATTCAAACTGAAAACTGCTGTTAA
- a CDS encoding response regulator transcription factor: MKILIIEDNEDLLENIRTYLEREGYICESAMNYSEAFDKVMSYTYDVVLIDIMIPGGSGLQVLRELKSVNPETGTIIISAKNALDDKIEGLELGADDYLTKPFQLPELHARIKAVNRRQQRDGKEIINVNDIAINTKTMEVSVDGETVDLTPKEYDLLVYFSSNKNHVLSKQTIAEHLWGDYVDHLTNLDFVYQHIKNLRKKLEEVGAEDYIESVYGIGYKFKVTN; the protein is encoded by the coding sequence ATGAAAATTTTGATCATCGAAGACAATGAAGACTTGCTGGAGAATATCCGCACGTACCTGGAGCGTGAAGGTTATATCTGTGAGTCAGCCATGAACTACAGCGAGGCATTCGACAAGGTGATGTCGTATACCTATGATGTGGTACTGATCGATATTATGATTCCGGGCGGCTCGGGTCTGCAGGTATTGCGCGAATTAAAATCTGTAAATCCCGAAACGGGCACTATCATCATATCTGCCAAGAATGCACTCGATGATAAAATTGAAGGCCTGGAGCTGGGCGCGGATGACTATCTCACTAAGCCTTTTCAGCTCCCTGAACTTCATGCACGGATCAAAGCTGTCAACCGGCGTCAGCAGAGGGATGGAAAGGAAATTATCAATGTGAATGATATTGCCATCAATACCAAAACTATGGAAGTTTCGGTTGATGGGGAGACCGTAGATCTTACGCCCAAAGAGTATGACCTGCTTGTTTACTTTTCATCCAATAAAAATCATGTATTATCAAAGCAGACGATTGCCGAACACCTGTGGGGCGATTATGTAGATCACCTCACGAACCTCGATTTTGTGTACCAGCATATAAAAAACTTGCGTAAAAAGCTTGAAGAGGTAGGGGCAGAAGATTATATAGAAAGCGTTTATGGCATCGGTTATAAGTTTAAAGTAACCAACTGA
- a CDS encoding sensor histidine kinase, with protein MKLISKFILIYLTVTVIVLGIGGYISYFIIQDELNNELKFRFMDRIERVTYLLEQGHDFSAGNIGSDDQNLIVRALPQKVEPSTSIKDTSVYHGRLQQMEPNLKVSAYRTVEDTSYYISTYGALVESDDITEAVVKILLWILGMQVIGAIGVGYIVSSRLFKPFRETLRKIKNFNLQSKEPIRSEETRVEEFDDLNRFVELMTQKAISDYRNLKEFAENASHELQTPLAILKGKLELLTETDLTPEQYEYVEASHRSVKKLSRLSESLALLTKIENHEFTNTEVINFTELVEESTKSFEEFIELNGLTVEKDLKEVKVDMHPVLADILWTNLFQNAIKHNVKGGSIRISLGDNRLKISNTGEPIDMPTEELFGRFKKADTSSNSIGLGLSIVKRIADQNNFGLSYSYHEPRHIIEVRFDN; from the coding sequence ATGAAGTTGATCTCTAAATTTATACTCATCTATCTAACCGTTACCGTGATTGTGCTGGGTATAGGAGGCTACATTTCCTATTTCATCATCCAGGATGAGCTGAACAACGAACTGAAATTCCGGTTCATGGATCGCATCGAACGGGTAACGTACCTGTTGGAGCAGGGACATGATTTCAGCGCAGGTAATATAGGTTCCGATGATCAAAACCTGATTGTGCGAGCCCTTCCTCAAAAAGTAGAGCCCAGCACTTCAATCAAGGATACCTCGGTCTACCATGGCCGGCTGCAGCAGATGGAACCCAACTTGAAAGTGTCTGCCTATCGCACCGTGGAAGACACCTCCTACTATATTTCAACTTACGGCGCTCTTGTAGAGTCAGATGACATTACGGAGGCAGTAGTCAAAATTCTGCTCTGGATTCTCGGAATGCAGGTTATCGGTGCTATAGGGGTAGGTTACATTGTTTCCAGCCGTTTGTTCAAGCCGTTTAGGGAGACGCTCAGAAAGATCAAAAATTTCAACCTCCAAAGTAAAGAGCCGATCCGTTCGGAAGAGACCAGGGTAGAAGAGTTTGATGATCTGAACCGGTTTGTTGAATTGATGACTCAAAAAGCAATTTCCGACTACAGGAATCTCAAAGAATTTGCCGAAAATGCTTCTCACGAACTTCAGACACCTCTCGCAATCCTCAAAGGTAAACTGGAACTGCTAACGGAGACTGATCTCACGCCCGAGCAATATGAATATGTGGAAGCCAGTCACCGTTCGGTTAAAAAACTCTCAAGGCTCAGTGAGTCTCTGGCGTTGCTTACAAAGATCGAAAATCATGAGTTCACCAATACCGAAGTGATAAACTTTACGGAATTGGTGGAAGAGAGTACCAAGTCTTTTGAAGAGTTTATTGAACTGAACGGACTAACGGTGGAAAAAGACCTGAAAGAAGTGAAAGTAGATATGCACCCGGTTTTGGCTGACATATTATGGACAAATCTCTTCCAGAATGCCATCAAGCATAATGTAAAAGGGGGAAGTATTCGAATTTCTCTTGGCGATAATAGGCTAAAAATTTCAAACACCGGGGAACCTATCGACATGCCAACTGAAGAATTGTTCGGCCGGTTTAAAAAGGCCGATACCAGTTCCAATTCAATTGGACTCGGCCTATCTATTGTTAAACGTATAGCCGACCAAAATAACTTTGGCCTCAGTTACTCCTACCATGAACCCAGGCATATTATTGAAGTCAGGTTCGATAACTAA
- a CDS encoding TonB-dependent receptor — protein MKKLLLTALFSLFSFTSLFAQSEGILTGKVYDEEDNPLPKASVAVYDSSETNIITGVTTDSAGVFSVKVSPGNYVVEISFVSYQSYTEEVSVSEGEEVDLGNIGLSPTAETMSEVYVRAESSQMQMSFDKRVFEVGQDITSLGGSAVEVLDNVPSLATDIDGNLSLRGNQSVRILINGKPSSRVSGGNVDALRSIPANMIKEVEIITNPSSKYSAEGSAGIINIILKKQTERGVNGSFSLGTGLPQEYEGSTNLNYRVNDINFFFNGGIDYRTEPENGSSFQRFSGPDTTYMYSEQTDAQESELDGDLRFGADFYLSENEVLTASAYVSGEREENNEDINYTDYEYRAGQFTGPVIEEIVRDNEEVSNETDFDFNLDYENKFEGDEHKLTADASFDISNETADTDIQETIREGTTDPLFQRISDGEDEKDLRINAEYVRPLGENGKLEAGIRSDTEWMDNSYNVEEQQNGNWVSLPAFNDNFEYLENVNAAFAILGSEWGNFSGQLGLRLENTRIRTEVKSTGQVNDQNYVNLFPSAFLNYAFNDEQSIQVSYSRRLSRPWSRSLIPFVDFDDPRSQFTGNPNLKPEFSNSYEFGYLHYWDSGSLLTSFYYRYRTDVIERITEQNQGVIRIFPINLATEESWGIELSADQEIANALNLSLNANLFRSNSDGSYQGQVFSSEAEIAQGRLQLRWDVTDTWKFQTSMRYQGPRETTQGTREGMTMIDSGISKEFMDGKALISLNVRDLLNAQNFNNTVNTDGNPNTEFYSQREFSWSSRSASLNFQYFFGEQEQRGGGQRGGGDY, from the coding sequence ATGAAGAAATTACTTCTGACTGCGCTATTCTCATTATTTTCATTTACTTCACTATTTGCCCAATCTGAAGGAATACTTACAGGCAAGGTTTATGATGAAGAAGATAATCCCTTGCCCAAGGCTTCTGTAGCGGTATATGATTCTTCTGAAACTAATATCATAACCGGTGTCACCACCGATTCTGCCGGAGTATTTTCCGTCAAAGTAAGCCCCGGCAACTACGTGGTAGAGATCAGCTTTGTCTCCTATCAGTCATACACTGAAGAAGTAAGTGTTTCAGAAGGTGAGGAGGTTGATTTGGGGAATATAGGACTCAGTCCTACAGCTGAAACAATGTCCGAAGTGTATGTGAGGGCTGAGAGCTCCCAGATGCAGATGAGTTTTGACAAAAGGGTATTTGAGGTCGGTCAGGATATCACCAGCCTGGGCGGTTCGGCAGTTGAAGTACTCGACAATGTGCCTTCTCTGGCTACTGACATTGACGGCAATCTCAGCCTCAGGGGAAACCAGTCTGTACGGATATTAATAAACGGCAAGCCTTCCAGCAGGGTGAGCGGTGGTAATGTAGATGCCCTCAGGAGTATTCCTGCCAACATGATCAAAGAGGTCGAAATTATTACCAATCCTTCTTCCAAGTATTCAGCCGAAGGTTCTGCAGGTATCATTAATATCATTTTGAAAAAACAGACCGAAAGAGGAGTCAACGGAAGTTTTTCCCTTGGAACCGGTTTGCCTCAAGAGTATGAAGGATCAACTAACCTCAATTACCGTGTCAATGATATAAATTTCTTTTTCAATGGCGGTATTGATTATAGGACCGAACCGGAAAACGGAAGCTCCTTTCAGCGTTTCTCCGGTCCCGACACAACCTACATGTACAGTGAACAAACCGATGCACAGGAGTCTGAGCTGGATGGAGACCTTCGATTCGGAGCCGACTTCTACTTATCAGAAAACGAAGTACTTACGGCCAGTGCCTACGTAAGCGGGGAGCGTGAAGAAAACAACGAAGACATCAACTATACGGATTATGAGTACCGGGCAGGTCAGTTCACCGGACCCGTAATTGAAGAAATTGTACGTGACAATGAAGAGGTGTCGAATGAAACGGACTTCGATTTCAATCTGGATTATGAAAACAAATTTGAGGGAGATGAACATAAACTGACAGCTGATGCAAGCTTCGATATCAGTAATGAAACAGCCGACACTGATATTCAGGAAACCATCAGGGAAGGTACCACGGATCCGCTTTTTCAGCGAATTTCCGATGGGGAAGATGAGAAAGATCTGCGCATCAATGCTGAATATGTTCGTCCTCTTGGAGAGAACGGTAAACTTGAGGCCGGTATTCGAAGCGATACCGAATGGATGGATAATTCCTATAACGTAGAGGAGCAACAGAACGGAAACTGGGTTTCCTTGCCTGCGTTTAATGATAATTTTGAATATCTGGAAAATGTGAATGCGGCTTTTGCCATCCTTGGCTCGGAGTGGGGCAACTTCTCAGGGCAACTGGGGCTCAGGCTTGAGAATACACGCATCCGCACAGAGGTGAAAAGCACGGGTCAGGTCAATGATCAGAATTACGTGAACCTGTTCCCGAGTGCATTTCTAAATTACGCTTTCAATGATGAGCAGTCTATACAGGTTAGTTACAGTCGCCGGTTGTCACGACCTTGGTCGCGTTCTCTGATTCCCTTCGTAGATTTTGATGATCCGCGGAGTCAGTTTACCGGCAATCCCAATCTGAAACCGGAATTCAGCAACTCCTATGAATTCGGCTACCTGCACTATTGGGACTCCGGTTCACTGCTTACCAGTTTTTACTATCGCTATCGAACGGATGTTATTGAGCGGATAACTGAGCAAAACCAGGGTGTGATAAGAATCTTTCCTATTAATCTGGCTACAGAAGAGTCCTGGGGCATCGAATTGTCAGCCGACCAGGAAATTGCCAATGCTCTGAATTTATCTCTTAATGCAAACCTTTTCCGGTCGAATTCCGACGGCAGTTACCAGGGACAAGTCTTCAGCAGCGAGGCGGAAATTGCACAGGGTCGCCTGCAGCTTCGCTGGGATGTAACCGATACCTGGAAGTTTCAGACCTCCATGCGGTATCAGGGACCGCGTGAGACTACCCAGGGTACCCGTGAAGGTATGACCATGATCGACTCCGGGATCTCTAAAGAGTTTATGGATGGAAAAGCCTTGATATCCCTGAATGTACGCGACTTGCTGAATGCCCAGAATTTCAACAATACAGTTAATACGGATGGAAATCCGAATACGGAATTCTATTCCCAGAGAGAATTCAGCTGGTCATCCCGTTCAGCCTCACTTAATTTTCAGTACTTCTTTGGCGAACAGGAGCAACGTGGAGGGGGACAACGAGGCGGTGGAGATTATTAA
- a CDS encoding DUF3124 domain-containing protein yields the protein MPNRILYILLIPMLLACGSEDVSQPAEPMDSKGSERETADSLMQDNSDFVRLNTSLGQTVYVPVYSHIYQLNQQKTFNLTATLSFRNVDLNRTLTLTRVLYYDSQGIIVKNYLEEPRTINPLASTSFVVEENDLRGGVGANFIVEWESESPVFPPVVEAVMISTSQQQGISFVSAGRVIEDTGGQSDSSP from the coding sequence ATGCCAAACAGAATATTATATATCCTACTTATCCCGATGCTTCTTGCCTGTGGCAGTGAGGATGTGAGTCAACCTGCGGAGCCAATGGACTCAAAAGGTTCAGAACGTGAAACGGCAGACTCCCTGATGCAAGATAATTCTGATTTTGTCAGGCTAAACACTTCTTTAGGACAGACTGTGTATGTGCCGGTTTACTCTCATATCTATCAACTAAACCAACAAAAAACCTTCAATCTGACAGCAACCTTGAGTTTCAGGAATGTGGATCTGAACCGAACCCTGACTCTTACCAGGGTGCTATATTATGATTCTCAGGGTATTATTGTTAAGAATTATCTTGAGGAGCCCAGAACCATCAACCCACTGGCTTCTACCTCTTTTGTGGTGGAAGAGAATGATCTCAGAGGAGGTGTAGGTGCCAATTTTATTGTTGAATGGGAGTCAGAGAGCCCGGTATTTCCTCCCGTAGTGGAAGCTGTAATGATCAGTACATCACAGCAACAAGGTATCTCATTTGTTAGCGCCGGGAGAGTTATTGAAGATACTGGCGGCCAAAGTGACAGCAGCCCATAG
- a CDS encoding phosphatase PAP2 family protein, with product MAQQKTDFSRFATWAKEDPVAMFQNITIQHAIGVGTAGLTFATLSTFDEPTSKNIQEHYRQSKFLNITNEFGNKLLILPASVALFGSSLFTDNTKFQDAAFTSLQSVLMTSLTVGAGKFIFARERPYMNEGAYDFEFMSPGQTSFPSGHTARAFSFITPWIMYYPGPVTYSLFALPAGTAIARIAKGKHWLSDVAAGAAIGFSMGYYLSKRHLGTQNIQVTPSFGKDLAALSINFEF from the coding sequence GTGGCTCAACAGAAGACGGACTTCAGTCGATTTGCCACGTGGGCGAAAGAGGATCCGGTGGCGATGTTCCAAAACATAACTATTCAACATGCAATTGGTGTCGGTACAGCGGGCCTGACTTTTGCAACTCTTTCCACTTTTGACGAGCCTACTTCCAAAAATATTCAGGAGCATTACAGACAGTCAAAATTTTTAAATATTACCAACGAGTTCGGTAATAAATTGCTTATTCTTCCGGCATCTGTAGCCTTATTTGGCAGCTCGCTCTTTACCGATAATACTAAGTTTCAGGATGCTGCCTTCACATCCCTGCAATCGGTACTGATGACTTCTCTGACGGTAGGAGCCGGTAAATTTATATTTGCCCGTGAACGTCCCTATATGAATGAGGGAGCCTATGATTTTGAATTTATGAGTCCGGGACAAACCTCTTTTCCATCCGGTCATACTGCCCGGGCATTCTCATTTATAACACCATGGATCATGTATTATCCCGGACCAGTAACATATTCTCTGTTTGCTCTTCCGGCCGGTACTGCCATCGCACGAATTGCAAAAGGTAAGCACTGGTTGAGTGATGTTGCGGCAGGTGCTGCAATTGGATTTTCCATGGGGTATTACCTTTCCAAAAGACATCTGGGCACACAAAATATTCAGGTAACACCTTCCTTCGGCAAGGACCTTGCTGCACTTTCCATTAATTTTGAATTCTAG
- the pafA gene encoding alkaline phosphatase PafA encodes MKWSLRLLLFLLLGSITLSAGYAQDSKKDFDPEEQPKLIVGIVVDQMKYDYLTRYWEHYTEDGFKRLVNEGYNFANHHFNYFPTYTGPGHAAIYTGATPSVNGIVGNSWFDRDANRNRYVVEDTSVSTVGGAGAVGQMSPESLLSSTFGDELKKVSSGSKIIGISLKDRGAILPVGHMGNLALWYDDSGGNFVSSTWYTQELPEWVSAFNEQGDARAYSNQTWNTLLPMDQYTNSDPDSSSYEGAFPWEESPVFPHEMAMAQGDSVYWTVKSSPLGNTLVKDLAKRALQNENLGGDESTDLLAISFSSTDYIGHQFGPHSVEIEDTYIRLDRDLADLFATLDEEVGEGNYMVFLTSDHGVVDVPAQLEETGQPGGYFNTNRATQALLNYLTDKYGKQNWIRALSNQQVYLDRELIKQKQIDLEAMQQDIANFLLQFEGVLSTNTAANFATEKYEESLQGMYQRGFQYQRSGDVYIQLKPGWLISSSRTGTTHGSPYTYDTHVPMLMYGWGIPQGGTFKKTVVTQLAPTISELLQIPLPNGSEAKPLIFE; translated from the coding sequence ATGAAATGGTCACTAAGGTTATTACTCTTCTTGTTACTGGGATCAATTACACTTTCCGCAGGTTATGCCCAGGATTCTAAAAAAGATTTCGATCCTGAAGAACAACCCAAACTGATTGTTGGTATTGTAGTGGATCAGATGAAATATGACTACCTGACGCGCTACTGGGAGCACTACACGGAGGATGGCTTCAAAAGATTGGTGAACGAAGGCTATAATTTTGCCAATCACCATTTTAATTATTTCCCAACTTATACCGGTCCCGGACATGCAGCAATTTACACCGGGGCAACGCCTTCGGTAAACGGAATTGTCGGTAATTCCTGGTTCGACCGTGATGCCAACCGGAATAGATATGTTGTGGAGGATACCTCGGTATCAACTGTTGGGGGTGCCGGAGCGGTTGGACAGATGTCCCCGGAAAGCCTGTTGAGCTCTACATTTGGTGATGAATTGAAGAAAGTGAGTAGTGGCTCAAAGATAATCGGGATTTCATTGAAAGATCGTGGTGCTATTCTACCCGTTGGTCATATGGGTAACCTTGCCCTTTGGTATGACGACAGCGGTGGTAACTTTGTAAGCAGCACCTGGTATACGCAAGAGTTACCGGAATGGGTTAGTGCGTTTAATGAGCAGGGTGATGCCCGTGCCTATAGCAACCAAACATGGAATACCCTGTTGCCCATGGATCAGTACACCAACAGTGATCCGGATAGTTCTTCCTATGAAGGGGCTTTTCCTTGGGAAGAGAGTCCGGTATTTCCCCACGAAATGGCAATGGCCCAGGGAGATTCAGTTTATTGGACCGTGAAGAGTTCGCCTCTTGGGAATACACTAGTGAAGGATCTGGCAAAGCGTGCTCTTCAAAATGAGAACCTGGGCGGGGATGAAAGTACTGATTTGCTGGCTATCAGTTTTTCCTCCACCGACTATATCGGTCATCAATTCGGTCCGCATTCGGTTGAAATAGAGGATACCTACATACGTCTGGATCGGGATCTTGCCGATCTCTTTGCCACACTGGATGAAGAAGTAGGTGAGGGGAATTACATGGTATTTCTAACTTCAGATCATGGGGTTGTAGATGTACCTGCGCAATTGGAAGAGACCGGACAACCGGGTGGATATTTCAATACCAACCGCGCCACGCAAGCTCTGCTAAACTATTTAACCGATAAATACGGCAAGCAAAATTGGATTCGGGCACTGTCAAACCAGCAGGTTTATCTGGACCGCGAGCTGATTAAACAGAAACAGATAGATTTGGAAGCAATGCAGCAAGATATTGCGAATTTTCTGCTTCAATTCGAGGGGGTATTGTCTACGAATACAGCGGCCAATTTTGCCACAGAAAAGTATGAGGAAAGCCTGCAGGGGATGTACCAGCGTGGGTTTCAATATCAGCGTTCCGGTGATGTTTATATTCAGCTGAAACCGGGATGGCTGATTAGTTCTTCGCGGACCGGTACGACTCACGGCTCGCCTTACACCTACGACACCCATGTACCTATGCTGATGTACGGTTGGGGCATCCCACAGGGAGGTACATTTAAGAAGACCGTGGTCACCCAACTGGCCCCAACAATATCAGAACTTTTACAGATTCCGTTACCAAATGGCTCTGAAGCTAAACCGTTGATTTTCGAGTAG
- the crcB gene encoding fluoride efflux transporter CrcB: protein MIKTLLLIGTGGFAGSVSRYLLTKLISTKWPMAFPWGTFGVNILGCFLIGIVMGLSFQSAMSTQTRLLLATGFCGGFTTFSTYSLEIFELYQRGEAGISMLYLFSSIVVGFMSVGLGLWLVKVFYQN, encoded by the coding sequence ATGATTAAAACACTATTACTGATCGGTACAGGCGGCTTTGCAGGCAGTGTCAGCCGTTACCTGCTTACCAAACTAATTTCTACCAAATGGCCCATGGCTTTTCCATGGGGTACCTTTGGAGTGAATATTTTGGGGTGTTTCCTGATCGGGATAGTAATGGGACTGTCTTTCCAGTCGGCGATGAGTACTCAGACCCGGCTGCTGTTAGCCACCGGTTTTTGTGGCGGTTTTACGACCTTTTCAACGTACTCACTCGAGATCTTTGAGCTCTATCAGCGAGGTGAAGCCGGAATAAGCATGCTCTACCTTTTTAGTAGTATAGTGGTAGGTTTTATGAGCGTGGGCCTAGGCTTATGGCTGGTAAAGGTGTTTTACCAAAACTGA
- a CDS encoding copper chaperone PCu(A)C, producing the protein MKNLLLYGSILLLGVACSSGETDQETTKVTLSGTIEVSQLTARPVSQGQNSAAYFTIINGLKSADTLTTMESQFFEGAELHESYTTEEGLSGMRPVGNIVIPSGDSLVLKPGSYHVMLMRAKRNFAAGDTLPLILNFSQSGKKSLNLPINRF; encoded by the coding sequence ATGAAAAATTTGTTGCTCTATGGTTCCATTTTGTTGCTGGGTGTTGCCTGCAGTTCCGGGGAGACTGACCAAGAGACTACCAAGGTTACGCTAAGCGGTACAATTGAAGTAAGTCAACTAACAGCCCGGCCGGTTTCACAAGGACAGAACAGCGCTGCTTATTTCACCATCATAAATGGACTGAAATCGGCAGATACGCTGACTACCATGGAATCGCAGTTCTTTGAAGGAGCCGAGCTGCATGAATCATATACCACTGAAGAGGGACTATCGGGCATGAGGCCGGTAGGAAATATTGTTATTCCGTCCGGTGACAGCCTGGTACTGAAACCGGGCAGCTACCATGTGATGCTGATGCGAGCGAAGAGAAATTTTGCTGCGGGCGATACCTTGCCTTTAATCTTGAACTTCTCACAGAGTGGAAAAAAGAGCTTGAACTTACCCATCAACCGGTTTTAA
- a CDS encoding SCO family protein, producing the protein MPVSLNFVAKQLNNIIVPAALSILLLTTACNSPEVINDLSDDSFALVNQDSTSIAFPKDFRGDILVVGFIYTHCPDVCPIITAKLSNINRELENSEGVHFAEISFDPARDTPSVLKKYMQSFNLDPEKFTMLTGDSVTVDSALNKMDILAKISYVKNSEEGQQSYLMNHTNRILVMDQQGRVRFEYPGSVVPEKNVIEDINRLR; encoded by the coding sequence ATGCCTGTAAGTTTAAACTTTGTAGCCAAGCAGTTAAATAACATTATTGTGCCGGCGGCTCTCAGCATACTGCTCCTGACTACGGCCTGTAATTCTCCTGAGGTAATTAACGACCTTAGCGATGATTCCTTTGCCCTAGTGAACCAGGACAGCACTTCGATTGCATTTCCCAAAGACTTCAGAGGTGACATTCTAGTGGTCGGATTTATTTATACCCACTGTCCCGATGTCTGTCCAATTATTACGGCGAAATTGAGCAATATAAACAGGGAACTGGAGAACAGTGAGGGAGTTCATTTTGCTGAGATCAGTTTTGATCCTGCTAGAGATACCCCATCAGTGCTGAAAAAGTATATGCAGAGTTTTAACCTGGACCCGGAAAAATTTACCATGCTTACCGGTGATTCCGTGACTGTCGATTCTGCTCTTAACAAGATGGATATACTTGCCAAGATCTCTTATGTGAAAAACAGTGAGGAGGGGCAGCAGTCATACCTCATGAATCATACCAATAGGATACTGGTAATGGATCAACAAGGCCGGGTTCGATTTGAATATCCGGGCAGCGTGGTGCCTGAGAAGAATGTTATTGAGGATATCAATAGGCTGAGGTAG